Genomic DNA from Mesorhizobium sp. 131-2-1:
CTTCGCCCGCGCCAACCGGGACGCCGCGACCATCTTTGGCACGACGCGCTCGCCTGAGAAATTCACGGCGCTCAGCCAGGCCGGCATCGCGCCGCTGCGCTTCGACGGCGCGATGACGCCAGAAATGGGCGACGCCTTGAAGGCGACCACCCACCTCATCGTCTCGGTGGCGCCGGAAGAGGCCGGCGACCTGGTGCTCGGTGCCGCGGGCGAGGCGATCGCCGCGATGCCGGCACTGGAATGGATCGGCTACCTCTCGACCGTCGGCGTCTATGGCGACCATGGCGGCGGCTGGGTGGACGAGAGGGCCGAATGCCGGCCAGTGTCGAAGCGCTCGGTGATGCGGGTGACGGCTGAACGGGACTGGCTAACGCTCGGCCGGGAAATCGGCAGGCCGGTGGCGGTGTTGCGCCTGTCGGGCATCTACGGTCCCGGCCGCAACGCGCTGGTCAACCTGGCCGACGGCACCGCTAGACGGCTGGTCAAGCCCGGCCAGGTTTTCAACCGCATCCATTGCGACGACATCGCCGGCGCGCTCTGGCATCTGGCCGGGAAAAATCTCGGCGGCATCCTCAACGTCACCGACGACGAGCCAGCGCCGCCGCAGGATGTCGTCGCCTATGCCGCGGGGCTGATGGGCGTCGAGCCGCCGCCCGAAATTGCCTTCGAGACCGCAGAGCTTTCGCCCATGGCGCGCTCCTTCTATGGCGAGAACAAGCGCGTTTCCAACGCCGCGATCAAGGCGGCCGGCTACGGCTTTGCCTATCCCGACTACCGCTCCGCGCTCGAGCGGATGTGGGCGGACGGCAGCTGGCGCGAGGGCGAGCCGCGCAGCCCGATGAAGCGTTCCTGATTAAAGCGGGACGCCGGGCGTGATATGATTCGCGCCATCGCCGCTCTCGAGGCTCGGGCGGCGCGACTAGGAGAGGGATGCGGCTTGATGATGACCTCGATGCGATCATTTTCCGTCCGAAGGCCGTTCCTGACGGCGGCGCTGGCGATCGTCGGGCTGGCCGGGCTGGCGGCGGCCGCGCTGACGGCCGAGCCGCGGGCAAAGGACCTGTTCGGCGCCAAGAAGCTGCCGGCGGTGGCGGCGGCGCAATCCTTCGGCTTCTACTCCAAGGGCTGCTTCGCCGGCGGCGTCGCCATTCCGATGGACGGATCGACCTGGGAAGTGATGCGCCCCTCGCGCAACCGCCGCTGGGGCCACCCGGCGATGATCGCGCTGATCGAGAAGCTGGCGCGCGACGCGCATGCCGACGGCTGGCCGGGCCTGCTGATCGGCGACATCTCGCAGCCGCGCGGCGGGCCGATGATGACCGGCCATGCCTCGCACCAGATCGGGCTCGATGCCGACATCTGGCTGACGCCGATGCCCAGTCGGCCGCTGTCGATGGCGCAGCGAGAATCGATGAGCGCCACCTTGATGGTCGACGAGAAGACCCATCTGGTGAAGGACGCACTGTGGACACCGGCGCACACTAGGCTGCTGAAGCGGGCCGCCAGCTATCCGGAGGTCGAGCGCATCCTGGTCAATCCAGGGATCAAGAAGAAGCTGTGCGATACGGTGAAGGGCGACCGTGACTGGCTGCGCAAGATCCGGCCGTTCTGGGGCCATGACTACCATTTCCACATGCGCATCGGCTGCCAGCCGGGCTCGTCCGGCTGCAAGGCGCAGGAAGCGACGCCGGCCGATGACGGCTGCGGCAAGCCGCTGGCCTGGTGGTTCACCGAGGAGCCGTGGCGCCCCAACAAGAACCCCGACGCGCCGAAGGCGCGCGACATCATGACGATGGCGAACCTGCCGAAGGAGTGCCGGGCGGTGCTCGACGCGCCAAATCCGCCTTCGGCGGAAGCCGTCACCTATCATGGCGACGGCTTGCCGATCGCTGCCGCCGAGCCGCCGGCGGAAGTGCCGGCGCCCGCAGCCACAGTGCCAGTCGGCGCCACGGCGCTGCCTGCCTCGGCGAGCGCCTTCGCGCCGACGCCGGAGATCGGCATTCCGCTACCGCGGCCACGGCCCGGCAACTGACGCCGAGACGGCTTTCTCTTTGCGAGGCCATGCGCTACACGCATCCCGCTCTATCTCTGTCTTAGCGGCATTGTGCGACGCCAGGTGATTCCACTTGGCTGCAAAATGCTCTAGTCAGACAAATGAGGGGCTGCCGGAACGGGGACGAACAGAGCATGGCAGGTGAAGACGAGACAGCGCTGCGGTTTCCGGTCCTGATCGGCGACATTGGCGGCACCAATGCGCGCTTCTCGATCGTGCTGGACGCCAATTCGGAGCCGACCGAGCCGCAGATCGTCCAGACGGCCAATTTCAACACCATCGACGAGGCGATCCAGGCGGCGGTGCTCGACCGCTCCTCGGTGCGGCCGAATTCGGCCGTGCTGGCGGTGGCCGGTCCGGTCGACGGCGACGAGATCCCGCTCACCAATTGCCCCTGGGTGGTCAAGCCCCGGCAGATGTTCTCCAATCTCGGCCTCACCGACATCGTCGTGCTCAACGACTTCGAGGCGCAGGCGCTGGCCGTCGTCGCGCTCGGCGAGGAGCATATGGAAAAGATCGGCGGTGGCACGCCGGAGCCCAATGCCAGCCGCGTCGTGCTCGGCCCCGGCACCGGGCTCGGCGTCGCCGGGCTGATCCATGCGCTCAATCACTGGATACCGGTGCCGGGCGAAGGTGGGCACATGGATATCGGCCCGCGCTCGCCGCGCGATTTCCAGGTCTTTCCGCATATAGAGCGGCTCGAGGGCCGCGTTTCCGGCGAGCAGATCCTGTGCGGGCGCGGCCTGGTCAATGTCTACCGCGCGGTGGCCAAGGCCGACGGCAAGCCGGCGCCCTTCAGCGCGCCGGCCGAGATCACCGCCGCGGCGTTGGCGAACGCCGACCCGGTGGCGGAGGAAGCGCTGTCGTTGTTCGTCACCTGCCTCGGCCGCACCGCCGGCGACCTCGCGCTGGTGTTCATGAGCCGCGGCGGCGTCTTCCTCACCGGCGGCATCGCGCAAAAAATCGTGCCGGCGCTCAAAGCCGGCAATTTCCGCTCGGCCTTCGAGGACAAGGCGCCGCACAGCGCGCTGATGCGCTCGATGCCGGTCTATGTCATCACCCACCCGCTGGCGGCGCTTCTCGGCCTCGCCGCCTATGCCAAAAACCCGTCGCTGTTCGGCGTCCGGACCGCAGGGCGGCGCTGGCGGGTCTAGGCTTTTTGAGCTTTCACAGCCGCTGCAGAAGGTTCTGATCCGAGCCGCGACGAAGTTTCGCCATAGGCAAGCCGTAGCCGGGGCGCTAAGAGGGGTGCCGAATTGCGGCCCTGCCGCAAGGCCAAACCGAAAATCACGGAACAAACCCCGATTTGAACCAGCCGCTTCAACATAAAGCGAAGGCCCTGCAAGGCGAAACCTGGGCGATCCTGCGCCGCATCGTCGCTGAAAACGGTCGCGACCATCGCTGGTCCTATGCAGTTGTCATCGTCTGCTCGCTGCTGGTTTCGGGTACGACCGCCTTCTCGGCCTGGGTCATGGCGCCGATGGTCAACCAGATCTTCTACGAGCGGCGCGGCGATATGATCTTTTGGATATGCGCCGGCTTCATGGGCGCCTTCATGCTGCGCGGCTTCGCTGGCTATGGCCAGGCAGTGGCGTTGGCCCAAATCGGCAACAATCTGGTGGCGCGCTACCAGAAGCGCATCTTCGATCATCTGATGAAGCTTGGCGTCGGCTTCTTCAACGATACACGTTCGGGCCGATTGGCGGCGCAGGTCAACGAGAATATCGGCGGCATTCGCGACCTGTTGTCGTTGACACTGATATCGATCACCCGCGATGCGGTAACGCTGGTCGGTCTTGTCGGCCTGATGATCTACCAGGATCCGGTGTTGTCGATCAGTTCGCTGCTGATTGGACCGCCGCTGATCTGGGCCGTCGTCTACATCACCCGTCGCGTGCGGCAGATCAACCGGGAATCCGTGCTGATCAATTCCCGGCTGACCGGGGCCATCCAGGAAGCCACGCAAGGCATCGCCATCGTCAAGGCCTTCACCCTGGAGGACGAGCTGGCGCGACGCATCGACAGCATGGCCGACACGGCCGAGCAGCGGGGTAACAAGATCGCCCGCGTGTCGGAACGATTGTCGCCGATTTCGGACATGCTGGCCGGTCTCGCCGTCACCGCCGTCATTGCTTATTCCGGTTATCGGGCGCTGGTGCTCGGGCAACCGCCGGGCGCGGTTTTTTCGTTCATCACCGCACTGATCCTGGCCTATGACCCGGCGCGGCGGCTGGCGCGCATGCAGGTCAACATGGAGCGCGCCCTGGTCAACGCGCGCATGATCTACGAATTGCTCGACCTCGAGCCGCAGCAGGGCGACGCCCCCGGCGCGGTCGAGGCGAGGATCGCCAGCGGCGAGGTGCGCTTCGACAATGTCTCGTTCAGCTACGCCGCCGACGCGCCGGTGCTCAGGGATCTGAGCTTCACCGCCGCAGCCGGCAAGGTGACCGCGATCGTCGGTGCCTCCGGCGCCGGCAAGTCGACGCTGGTGGCGCTGCTGCAGCGCTTCTACGATGTGGACCAAGGCAGCATCGAGGTCGACGGCCAGGACATTTCCAAGGTGACCAAGCAGTCGTTGCGCCAATCGATCGCCTATGTCTCGCAGGCGCCCTATCTGTTCGAGGGCACGATCCGCGACAACATCCGCTACGGCCGGCTCTCGGCCACGGACGCCGAGATCGAATGGGCTGCAAGCCAGGCCGCCGCCGACGAGTTTATCCGCCAGCAGCCGCAAGGCTACGACACGCCGGTCGGCGAGGGCGGCTCGACGCTGTCGGGCGGCCAGCGCCAGCGCGTCTCGATCGCCCGCGCCATCGTGCGGCAGGCGCCGATCCTGCTGCTCGACGAGGCGACGTCGGCGCTCGACAATGAGGCCGAAGCGCGCGTCCAGGAAGCGCTGACCCATGTCATGGAAGGACGCACGACGATCGTCATCGCGCACCGGCTGTCGACGGTGGTCAACGCCGACCACATCATCGTACTCGAGGAAGGCCGGCTGGTCGAGGAAGGCACGCATGCCTCGCTGATGGCCGACCCGCACAGCGTCTATGCCCGCTTCCACCGGGTGCAGGGCAAGAAGGGGCTGGGGCTTGTCGATGACGCCAAGCCCATCCAAACTCCGGTCCAGCGCAGCCGCGCGAAAAAGGCAGTGGGGAGGCAGGCATGAGCGAAACCGGCGATATGGGCCTTGTGGTGGTGGGTGCTGCCGGCCGCATGGGCCAGACGCTGATTCGCGCCATTCACACGATGCCTGGCGCGCGCGTCGCCGGCGCCGTCGAGCGGCCGGGCTCGCCCTATCTCGGCAAGGATGCCGGCGAGCTTGCCGGCATCGGCATCATCAACGTGCCGATATCAGACGACCCGCTGCCGGCCTTCGCCAAGGCCGATGGCGTGCTCGACTTCACCGCGCCCGCCGCGACCGTCGAATTCGCCGGCTATGCGGCGCAGGCGCGCATTGTTCATGTCATCGGCACCACCGGCTGCTCGGCGGACGACAATGCAGCGATCGCGGCGGCGGCGCGGCATGCCACGATCGTCAAATCGGGCAACATGAGCCTCGGCGTCAACCTGCTGGCGGTGCTGGTGGAACAGGCGGCGCGCGCGCTCGACGCCGACGATTTCGACATCGAGATCCTGGAAATGCACCACCGCCACAAGGTCGACGCGCCGTCGGGAACGGCGCTTCTGCTCGGCGAGGCAGCGGCAACGGGCCGCGACATCCCGCTTGCCGGCAACGATGTCCGCGTTCGCGATGGCCATACAGGGGTGCGCAAGCCAGGCACGATCGGCTTCGCCACGCTGCGCGGCGGCTCCGTCGTCGGCGACCACAGCGTCATCCTGGCCGGCACCGGCGAACGCATCACGCTTTCCCACCATGCCGAGGACCGGGCGATCTTCGCGCGCGGCGCTGTAAAAGCGGCGCTTTGGGCCCGTGCGAGGAAGCCAGGTCTCTACTCAATGCGGGACGTGCTCGGCCTGAGCTGAGGCGGCCTCTCCAAATATTTTGTCCTTACGCAATTCCGGACGGAAAACCGCTGCCCACTTTTCCTGGAATTGCTCAAACTCGAAGGAGCAGACATGTCGAGAACCCTCGTGCTCGTGCGCCACGGCCAGAGCGAATGGAACCTGAAGAACCTGTTCACCGGCTGGCGCGACGTAGATCTGACCGAGCAGGGCCATGCCGAGGCCAAGGCCGCCGGCCAGAAGCTGAAGGCGCGCGGGCTGAAATTCGACATCGCCTTCACCTCGGCGCTGATCCGGGCGCAGAAGACCTGCCAGCACATTCTCGACGCGGTCGGCCAGAGCGATCTCAAGACCATCCGCGACCAGGCGCTGAACGAGCGCGATTACGGCGACCTCTCCGGCCTCAACAAGGACGACGCGCGCAAGAAATGGGGCGAGGAGCAGGTGCATATCTGGCGCCGCTCCTACGACGTGTCGCCGCCCGGCGGCGAAAGCCTGAAGGACACCGGCGCGCGCGTCTGGCCCTATTACCTGCACGATCTGCAGCCGCATGTGCTGCGCGGCGAAACGGTACTGGTGGCGGCGCACGGCAATTCGCTGCGGGCGCTGATCATGGCGCTGGACGGCAAGTCGGGCGAGGAGATCGTCAAGCTCGAGCTCGGCACCGGCGTGCCGGTGATCTACACGCTCAACGCCGATTCGACCGTGGCGTCGAAGGAAGTGCTGGAAGGCTGATCGTCATTTGGTCCCCGCCGACCGGCCAATGAGGTCCGGCGGGGGCTCTCGCACAAGCTGTAAGCCGGCAAGCGTAGACGCGGTCCTTCGGTTCGGGTCATGCTCTCGAAAAAAGCGCGTTGACACACATCGCTTGCCCGCTTACATGAGCCCGCACCAGCCCAGATGGCGGAATTGGTAGACGCGCACGGTTCAGGTCCGTGTTCCGCAAGGAGTGGAGGTTCGAGTCCTCTTCTGGGCACCAAATTCCCGTTTCGGACCGTCTGACGCGGTTCAGAGACATAAGAAAAAAGCCCGGTTCGTCCGGGCTTTTTTCTTGGGCTGATATTTGCCTTGCACGATCCGACGGCCGGATCAGAGCCATAGCCGGCGGTCCTACACCTCGCCAAAGTGAGAACTGAACCAGTCCAGCACCAGCTGCGGGTTCTTGCCGAAGTAATTGTATCCTTCGAAGCGCTGGTCAGTCCCTTCGATCCAGAACAGTTTCTTGTCCTGAGAGGAAATGGTTTCGTAGATTTCCTGCACGTTGGAGGGTTTGGTCAGGAAGTCGTTGCGAACCTGGGCCACGAGTGTCGGAACGGTCACCGCCCTGGCATATTCCATCGGCCAGACGTCAGCGAGGTGGAAGCCAGTCCGCTTGTGAAAGGCCGTGTCGAACCGCTCCAACCCATTTGCGATCTTCTGGTTCTCCACCGCTGTCTGGACAAACACGCTCGGCGACACCGGCTGCAAGGCGATCATCGCCTTGATGTGCTTGAATTCCTCGGGGTGCTTTTTCATGCCCACGATCGTGGCATTGGCTCCCAGGCAACGGCTGTACAGGGCCGTCTTCATGTCCCTGGTATCGGGCCGTGACTTCGCGTAACGCAGCGAGCCGATGACGTCCCGATATTCCAGCACGCCGTGGCCATTTACGCCGCTACTGCCCATGCCGCTGCGGCCATGGTTGCGCATGTCGTAGGTGATGATGTTGTAGCCGGCATCGTGCAGGAGCTTGTATTCCGGCAGGAAGTTCACCTCGAAGCCGCCAAAGTTGGTCCAGGGCTCCAAATGCCCCGGATAACCGTAGCGGTTGCAGGGCATGGGGTGATTGAAGATGAGCAACCTGTCCGAAGCGGCGGGAATGAACCAGCCTTCGATCGTCACCCCGTCCATCGCCGGGAAGAAAATCTCTTCATAGTCCATGCCATATTCATGCGGCCACCGCAGAATGGGCGTGCGGGTCGAATGGGCCATCAGATCGGCCATGCCGTTTATGAAGTCTTCGGAATTTGCATCGGTCATGATTGCACCATTTGTCGTTTGGTTGTCGGCAGCCTGCACAGCTGCAGAGGTCGCGGCGATGATGGGGAGAGTGGCGAGTGCGGCGCCGGCTTTCAAAACTTGACGCCGGCTGCTCGATGGGGCGTCGTCCTGAACGGCAATGTCACGTTGGGTGCCCATGTCAGGCTCCTTGGTTCTTGAGAAGGGATGTGTCGGCTACATATGAGGAGCAGGGCGTGCTCGCGGCCGCGCCCGCTTCCCGCACCGGTTACTGCTTCGGAGGAACAAAGCCTTCGGTGATGACGACCGAGCCTTCGGTCGATGCAACGCGGAACTTCCTGGCAGCGGTGTATTCCGGCGAGTTGTAGAAGCGCTGCGCAGCCGCCACGCTCGGGAATTCGGCGATGGCCATGACCTTTTTCGGCTCGCCTTCCACAGCGGTGGCGTTGAGGTTGAAGACGATGATCTTGCCGCCGAATTTCGGAGCCAGCGGACCTGCCTCCTCCATGTACTTGTTGTAGCCGGCCTGATCCTTGATCGTGTAGTTCGCGATCATGTAGCCGTGCGGCTGCGTGTCCTGCGCGTGGCCGGTTGCGGCAAGGGCGATGGTGACGGCGGCGGCCGCCGCCGCGCCGATAACGAGCTTCTTCATTGTATGAGTTCCTTTGATTTCGAGTTGGGATGATCAGAACGAGCCGTCAGTCGATCGGGACAGGTCCTCGTAGGCGCTGAGCTCTTCCAGGCGTGCTTCGAGGACGGGCTTGAATGCCGCCAGGGCGTCGCTGCCGGCCAGGAACTGCCTCGGCGGATTCTCCATCGCGGCGAGCTTCACAAAGACGTCGCCGAGCCTGGCCGGATCACCCTGCTGCTTGCCGTCATAGCCCGACCACATGTCTTCGGGGCTGCCTTCGGCGGCGTAGTCCTCGATAGCGCTGGCGCCATACTTGGCGTTCTGCGCATCGAGGAGGTCAGTCCGGAAGAAGCCCGGTTCCACCACCACGACCCTGATGCCGAACTGTTCGACCTCCTCGGCCACCGAAATCGAAAGGCCTTCGACGGCGAACTTGGCGGCGCTGTAGGCCCCGCAATGCTTGAAGCCCATTATTCCGGCCAGCGAACTGATGTTGATGATCCGGCCCGACCGCTGCTTGCGCATGACCGGGAGGACGGCACGCTTGACGTGGATCACGCCGTAGAGATTGGTCGAGATCAGCCCCTCGATCTGCGCGGTGCTCAGCTCCTCGAAATTGCCGAGCAGGCTGTAGCCGGCGTTGTTGACCAGAACGTCGATGCGGCCGAAGGTTTTGATCGTCTCGTCGACCGCCGCCTTCGCCTGGGCCTCATTGGCGACGTCCAGTCGAACCAAGGCAAGCCTATCGCCTGCGATATCGCTCAGGGCGCTGCGGACCTTGTCGAGATTGCGGCCTGTCGCGATCACCCGATCGCCTGCCCTCAAGGCCGCCCTGGCAGTGGCGGCGCCGATGCCGCTACCGGCACCCGTAATGAACCAGACCTTGCTCATGTCCAACTCCTGTTTTCGATGAACAGTGAGGTAGACCTTCTCGCTCTATCTGATTAGCCGGTATAATCTGCATGTAGTTAGAAGGCGCATTTATGAATGCGCCTCCTCGGTTGCCATCAGCCTTTGTAGCGGAGCGCTTCGAGCAGGAGGGCGAAGGCCGGCGTGTGCTGTCGCCGGCTTGGATAATAAAGATGATAGCCAGGGAATGGCGGGCACCAATCTTCCAGCACGCGGATCAGACGTCCGTCGGCAACGTGCGGAGCAACCTGACTTTCGAAGGTGTAAACCAGCCCCAGTCCACCAAGCGCGGCGTTTACCAGCATCTCGTTGTCGTTGATGACGATCGGTCCGCTGACCCGGACGTCAAGCTCGACGCCGTCTCGCTCGAACTCCCACGCATAGAGCCCGCCTCCGGTACTTTGTCGGTAACTTATGCATTTGTGGTTGCTCAAATCGCGCGGTGTTTGCGGGACCGCCCTGTCGGCGAAGTAGGATGGCGAGCCGACCACGGCCATACGGATATCAGGGCTCACCCGAACCGCCACCATGTCCTTCTCGACTTGCTCGCCGACGCGGATGCCGGCGTCGAACCGGCCGGCGACGATGTCGGTCAGGCCTTCATCGACATTGATCTCGACAACGATGTCCGGATAGTCCGGCAGGAGCTTTGTCAGGACAGGCCAGAGCACAGTTCTTGCGGCATGGCGGAAGGTCGTGATTCGGACAGTGCCCGCGGGCTTGTCGTGAAGCGCGGTGAGCGCGGCCAGCTCACTGTCGATATGATCGAATGCCGGACGCAGGCTGTGCAGCAGCCTTTCTCCCGCGTCGGTCAGCGACAGGCTGCGCGTCGTTCGTGAGATCAATCTTATCTTGAGCCGTTCCTCGAGCATGCGGACCGCGTAGCTGAGCGCCGACTGGGAGAGGCCGAGCTTCGCGGCCGCCCGTGTAAAGCTGCCCTCTTCGGCAACCGCGATGAACACGGCCAGCTCGCTGAAGTCGCCTTTTCTCATCTATCAACCTCAATTCTAAATCTGCGCGGATTATAGAGGGTCTTCAGCATGATCGCCTCGGCTATTTTCCAACCCCAGTTGCACAGAGGCGAGGCGCGCAACACCACCGTCACCCAACCTCCCCATCCGGCCAGTCCCCCAACAAACCCCTTCAAACTCGTCGACCGGGGCGCTACGGTCGCGCCATGGCCCCGTCCGTTAGCCCGATCATCGTCGCCCGCCGTGACCAGATGTTTCCCATCCTGGCCGAGGCTGACATCGAGCGCATGCGGCGGTTCGGCGAGGCCAGCTTCTATGCCGCCGGCGAACAGATCGTCACGGCCGGCGACGTGTCGCCCGGCCTGATCGTCATCCTGTCCGGCAAGGTCGACATCACGCAGGCCGGCGGGCTCAGCCCGCGCGAGGCGATTATATCCTACGGCCCGGGCAACTTCATCGGCGAGCTGGCGCAGCTTTCGAGCCGCCCGTCGCTGATCAATGCGGCGGCGGCCGAGCCGGTCGAGGCCTTCGTCATCCCCTCGCAACGGCTGCGCGACCTGATGGTGCAGGAGGCAAATCTCGGCGAGCGGATCATGCGCGCGCTGATCCTGCGCCGTGTCGGCCTGCTGGAGAGCGGCATCAGCGGGCCGATCATCATCGGCCCGCCCGGCAATGGCGATGTGCTTCGGCTGCAGGGCTTTCTCACCCGCAGCGGCCTGCCGCACCGGGCGCTCGATTCCGACACCGACCCTTGCGCCAAGACGCTGATCGAGCGTTTTCACGTCGACCCGCATCATTTGCCGATCGTGCTTTGTCCGAACGGCAAGCTGCTGCACAATCCGGGCGAGAACGAGCTCGCCCGCTGCGTCGGCCTGCTGCGGCCGGTCGATGCCGGAAAGATCTACGACGTGGCGATCGTCGGCGCCGGACCGGCGGGACTGGCCGCCGCCGTCTATGCGGCCTCCGAAGGGCTGTCGACGATCGTGCTCGACTGCCGCGCCTTTGGCGGGCAGGCTGGCGCCTCCGCGCGCATCGAGAACTATCTCGGTTTCCCGACCGGCATCACCGGCATGGCGCTGATGGCGCGCGCCTACAACCAGGCGCAGAAATTCGGTGTCGAGATGGTCATCCCCGACGAGGCCAAGCTGCTCAGCGCCGCCGATGACGGTGCCCGCTACAGGCTCGATGTCGGCGACGGCGAGACGGTGCGCACGCGCACGGTGGTGATCGCGAGCGGCGCGCGCTACCGCCGCCTCGACATCGCCAATCTGGCGCAGTTCGAGGGCACGTCCGTGCATTATTGGGCGTCGCCGATCGAGGCCCGGCTTTGCCGGGATCAGGAGGTGGCGCTGGTCGGCGCCGGCAATTCGGCTGGCCAGGCGGCGGTCTTCCTGGCCAGCCAGGTGCGTAAGGTGACGCTGCTGGCGCGCCGGGGCAGTCTCAACGAGACCATGTCGCGCTATCTGGTCGAGCGCATCGAGGCGCAGCCGAACATCGAGGTGCTGACCGGGACCGAGATCGCGGCGCTGGAAGGCCACGAGGGCAACCTTGAGCAAGTGCGCTGGCGCAACCGCGCGACCGGCGCGGAGACCACGCGGCCGATCCGCCATCTCTTCCTGTTCATCGGCGCCGACCCGAATACGGACTGGCTGGCGAAATGCAACGTGGCGCTGGACGCCAAGGGTTTTGTCCGGACCGGAGCGGAGGTGGCACAGGGACATGGCCAGATGGAAACGAGCCGCAGCGGCGTGTTTGCCATCGGCGACGTTCGCTGCGGCTCGATCAAGCGCGTCGCGGCAGCCGTCGGCGAAGGCGCCCAGGTGGTGGCGGCGCTGCATGCCTATCTTGCGCGAGACAGCGGCAACGGCGCTGAAAGCAACTCCAGGAAAACCGGGTAGCGGTTAGGCTCGGCGCCTTCGCCGTAGCCTTCCGTCCGGAATTGCGCACGAACAAATAGCCCGAACCAGCCAGGAGACCGCGATGGATGAATGCAGGCATACGAGCGACATCAAGGACGTGACGCCGAGCGCGCTCGGCTGCGAGGAGTGCCTGAAGAGCGGATCCTGGTGGGTGCATCTCAGGCTCTGCCGCACCTGCGGCCATGTCGGCTGCTGCGACGACTCGCCCAACCGCCACGCCACCAAGCATTTCCATGCCACCAGCCATCCGGTCATCGAGGGCTACGATCCGCCGGAAGGCTGGGCCTGGTGCTATGTCGACGAGGTGTTCATCGACCTCGGCGAGCGCACGACACCGCAGAACGGCCCGATCCCAAAGTTTGTTTGAGGCTGAACCGCAGGCAGGCCGCCGAGCGGCCTACTTCACCGAACTGGTGACGGTGCGGTCGATGGCGTCGGGAACGGATTTGCGCTCGTTGCCGGCGAGTGCCGCGATGATCAGCAGGCTGGCGACGACCGGAACAAACAGCAAGGCGACGCGCGCCTGGACATAAAAGATCGCGCGCCATTCGCTGCGCTTTTCGGGGCTGTCGCTCATCGTGCTCTCTCTGTCCTGCCTCCCGAGGCGGACATAGAAGCGAACCGTTAAGCAACCCCTTCCGATTCGGTTAACGCGCGGATTTCAATCTGCCCGCAAGGCTGGGGATCAGCTCGCAGGCAAGGCAAACAGCCTGCCGCCGGCCGGCACGACATCGTCGATGCCGGCGAGCCGCAGGCAGTGCCAAGCCATGGCGTGGTTCGAGGAAGTGACGGGAATGCCGATGCGCTGCTCCAGTACGGCCACCGCTTCGGCGACGCGCAGGCTGGTGCAGGAGATGAAGATCGCGTCCACGCCCGGCACGGCGGCCATGCGCTCGGCGGCCGCCTCGATCGAGGCCAGCGAGATGCGGGCGGCTTCGCGGTCGTCGCGGCGGTCGAAGGTGGCGACGGCTGCGATGTCGAGGCCGCGGCCGGTGAAATAGGCGACCAGGCCGCGGTTGATCTCGGGCGCGTAGGGCGTCAGCAGGCCGATGCCCCTGGCGCCGAGCGCCTTGAAAGCGGCGAGCGCGCCGGTGACCGGGGTGGTGCAGGCGACACCCGGCCGCGCCTTGTGGATCTCGGCGAACACCGCCTCCTCGCCGAGCGTCATCGTCGCCGAGGTGCAGCCGAAGCCGACGACGTCGAGCGGGATGCTGGGCAGGATCAGGTCGACCGTCGGCGCGATGCGCGGGCCG
This window encodes:
- a CDS encoding SDR family oxidoreductase; its protein translation is MSKVWFITGAGSGIGAATARAALRAGDRVIATGRNLDKVRSALSDIAGDRLALVRLDVANEAQAKAAVDETIKTFGRIDVLVNNAGYSLLGNFEELSTAQIEGLISTNLYGVIHVKRAVLPVMRKQRSGRIINISSLAGIMGFKHCGAYSAAKFAVEGLSISVAEEVEQFGIRVVVVEPGFFRTDLLDAQNAKYGASAIEDYAAEGSPEDMWSGYDGKQQGDPARLGDVFVKLAAMENPPRQFLAGSDALAAFKPVLEARLEELSAYEDLSRSTDGSF
- a CDS encoding UBP-type zinc finger domain-containing protein, which translates into the protein MDECRHTSDIKDVTPSALGCEECLKSGSWWVHLRLCRTCGHVGCCDDSPNRHATKHFHATSHPVIEGYDPPEGWAWCYVDEVFIDLGERTTPQNGPIPKFV
- a CDS encoding LysR family transcriptional regulator, which encodes MRKGDFSELAVFIAVAEEGSFTRAAAKLGLSQSALSYAVRMLEERLKIRLISRTTRSLSLTDAGERLLHSLRPAFDHIDSELAALTALHDKPAGTVRITTFRHAARTVLWPVLTKLLPDYPDIVVEINVDEGLTDIVAGRFDAGIRVGEQVEKDMVAVRVSPDIRMAVVGSPSYFADRAVPQTPRDLSNHKCISYRQSTGGGLYAWEFERDGVELDVRVSGPIVINDNEMLVNAALGGLGLVYTFESQVAPHVADGRLIRVLEDWCPPFPGYHLYYPSRRQHTPAFALLLEALRYKG
- a CDS encoding maleate cis-trans isomerase family protein, which encodes MSANLASSLPVSGPVDLGVLPSEIDGGLASRAAIGLAILATDQTLEHEFRALVRIPGVAFYEARLFNDNDITPETLRAIGPRIAPTVDLILPSIPLDVVGFGCTSATMTLGEEAVFAEIHKARPGVACTTPVTGALAAFKALGARGIGLLTPYAPEINRGLVAYFTGRGLDIAAVATFDRRDDREAARISLASIEAAAERMAAVPGVDAIFISCTSLRVAEAVAVLEQRIGIPVTSSNHAMAWHCLRLAGIDDVVPAGGRLFALPAS
- a CDS encoding DUF1330 domain-containing protein — translated: MKKLVIGAAAAAAVTIALAATGHAQDTQPHGYMIANYTIKDQAGYNKYMEEAGPLAPKFGGKIIVFNLNATAVEGEPKKVMAIAEFPSVAAAQRFYNSPEYTAARKFRVASTEGSVVITEGFVPPKQ
- a CDS encoding FAD-dependent oxidoreductase, translated to MAPSVSPIIVARRDQMFPILAEADIERMRRFGEASFYAAGEQIVTAGDVSPGLIVILSGKVDITQAGGLSPREAIISYGPGNFIGELAQLSSRPSLINAAAAEPVEAFVIPSQRLRDLMVQEANLGERIMRALILRRVGLLESGISGPIIIGPPGNGDVLRLQGFLTRSGLPHRALDSDTDPCAKTLIERFHVDPHHLPIVLCPNGKLLHNPGENELARCVGLLRPVDAGKIYDVAIVGAGPAGLAAAVYAASEGLSTIVLDCRAFGGQAGASARIENYLGFPTGITGMALMARAYNQAQKFGVEMVIPDEAKLLSAADDGARYRLDVGDGETVRTRTVVIASGARYRRLDIANLAQFEGTSVHYWASPIEARLCRDQEVALVGAGNSAGQAAVFLASQVRKVTLLARRGSLNETMSRYLVERIEAQPNIEVLTGTEIAALEGHEGNLEQVRWRNRATGAETTRPIRHLFLFIGADPNTDWLAKCNVALDAKGFVRTGAEVAQGHGQMETSRSGVFAIGDVRCGSIKRVAAAVGEGAQVVAALHAYLARDSGNGAESNSRKTG
- a CDS encoding alpha/beta hydrolase family protein, with protein sequence MGTQRDIAVQDDAPSSSRRQVLKAGAALATLPIIAATSAAVQAADNQTTNGAIMTDANSEDFINGMADLMAHSTRTPILRWPHEYGMDYEEIFFPAMDGVTIEGWFIPAASDRLLIFNHPMPCNRYGYPGHLEPWTNFGGFEVNFLPEYKLLHDAGYNIITYDMRNHGRSGMGSSGVNGHGVLEYRDVIGSLRYAKSRPDTRDMKTALYSRCLGANATIVGMKKHPEEFKHIKAMIALQPVSPSVFVQTAVENQKIANGLERFDTAFHKRTGFHLADVWPMEYARAVTVPTLVAQVRNDFLTKPSNVQEIYETISSQDKKLFWIEGTDQRFEGYNYFGKNPQLVLDWFSSHFGEV